Proteins from a single region of Humidesulfovibrio mexicanus:
- a CDS encoding class I SAM-dependent methyltransferase: MEDIAQVRAKRARIDAIVDARLRAGNFRHEVAGFVPRGAKNILDYGFGDGSLLLWLRREKHCTGLYGVEVDPGAIQAVDGLYDRTWLVDLNREDAHLGPEYEGFFSHILMPMSLEHTYDPWFVLKKMNRYLAPGGSIIVEVPNAQSWECAYRLLTGDFPYVSGGTWDFSHIRWYTLKSLADLGHVCGFRLTSYDLLFPGQVDLEAVRARESITSLELPPRELQSSCPRIRLEFPVDIKEVYPLLLAHVLIARLEKVREPEDHEPTARQGYLESYRVSFRNPAEGVSGLIPHPICPPLAEAVRGKAQDLLARGVS, translated from the coding sequence ATGGAAGACATCGCCCAGGTCCGGGCCAAGCGCGCCCGCATCGACGCCATTGTTGACGCCCGCCTGCGGGCGGGGAACTTCCGGCACGAGGTGGCCGGATTCGTGCCGCGCGGGGCGAAGAACATTTTGGACTACGGTTTCGGCGACGGCTCGTTGCTGTTGTGGCTGCGCCGCGAGAAGCACTGCACCGGCCTCTATGGCGTGGAGGTGGACCCTGGCGCCATACAGGCGGTGGACGGGCTGTACGACAGGACTTGGCTTGTCGACCTGAACCGCGAGGACGCGCACCTGGGGCCGGAATACGAGGGTTTCTTCAGCCACATCCTTATGCCCATGTCGCTGGAGCACACCTACGACCCTTGGTTCGTGCTCAAGAAGATGAACCGCTATCTGGCCCCGGGCGGCAGCATCATTGTGGAAGTGCCCAACGCCCAGTCCTGGGAATGCGCCTACCGCCTGCTCACCGGCGATTTCCCGTATGTTTCCGGCGGCACCTGGGATTTCTCGCACATCCGCTGGTACACCCTGAAGAGCCTGGCCGACCTGGGCCATGTATGCGGGTTCCGGCTCACCAGCTACGATCTGCTCTTCCCCGGACAGGTGGATCTGGAGGCCGTGCGCGCACGGGAATCCATCACCAGCCTGGAACTGCCGCCAAGGGAGCTGCAAAGCTCCTGCCCGCGCATCCGGCTGGAGTTTCCCGTGGACATCAAGGAGGTGTATCCGCTGCTGCTGGCCCATGTGCTTATCGCGCGGCTTGAGAAGGTCCGCGAGCCCGAGGACCACGAGCCAACTGCCAGGCAAGGCTATCTGGAGTCCTACCGGGTGAGCTTCCGCAACCCTGCGGAGGGGGTGTCCGGGCTCATTCCCCACCCCATATGCCCGCCCCTGGCGGAGGCCGTGCGCGGCAAGGCCCAGGATCTGCTGGCGCGCGGCGTGTCGTAG
- the argB gene encoding acetylglutamate kinase, with amino-acid sequence MIIEMLPYIREFAGRTVVIKYGGNAMIDETLKQSFARSVVLLKYVGVNPIIVHGGGPQIGKMLKALNIESHFRQGLRVTDDATMDVVEMVLVGKVNKEIVNLINLAGGRAVGLSGKDGMLIRAEKKELAVSRESAPPEIIDLGMVGEVTAIETGVLTSLMGSGIIPVIAPVGVDDEGRTYNINADSVAGAVAGAMRAKRLHLLTDVPGVLDRDKKLIATMTSTQAFQAIEDGVVVGGMIPKLHCVLEAIMAGVEKANIIDGRVENCVLLELFTACGIGTEITR; translated from the coding sequence ATGATCATCGAGATGCTGCCCTACATCCGCGAATTCGCCGGGCGGACCGTGGTCATCAAGTACGGCGGCAACGCCATGATCGACGAGACGCTCAAACAGAGCTTCGCCCGCAGCGTGGTGCTGCTCAAGTACGTGGGGGTCAACCCCATCATCGTGCATGGCGGCGGCCCGCAGATCGGCAAAATGCTCAAGGCCCTGAACATCGAAAGCCATTTTCGCCAGGGCCTGCGCGTCACCGACGACGCCACCATGGACGTGGTGGAGATGGTGCTGGTGGGCAAGGTGAACAAAGAGATCGTGAATCTCATCAACCTTGCGGGCGGACGCGCCGTGGGCCTGTCCGGCAAGGACGGAATGCTCATCCGCGCGGAAAAGAAGGAATTGGCCGTCAGCCGCGAATCCGCCCCGCCCGAGATCATCGACCTGGGCATGGTGGGCGAAGTCACGGCCATCGAGACCGGGGTGCTCACCTCGCTCATGGGCTCGGGCATCATCCCGGTCATCGCGCCCGTGGGCGTGGACGACGAGGGCCGCACCTACAACATCAACGCCGATTCCGTGGCCGGAGCCGTGGCCGGGGCCATGCGGGCCAAGCGCCTGCACCTCTTGACCGACGTGCCCGGCGTGCTGGACCGCGACAAGAAGCTCATTGCGACCATGACCAGCACCCAAGCCTTCCAGGCCATAGAGGACGGGGTGGTGGTGGGCGGCATGATCCCCAAGCTGCACTGCGTGCTGGAGGCCATCATGGCCGGGGTGGAGAAGGCCAACATCATCGACGGCCGCGTGGAGAACTGCGTGCTGCTGGAGCTCTTCACCGCCTGCGGCATCGGCACCGAGATCACCCGCTGA
- a CDS encoding NfeD family protein, translating into MDGIWSAQVIWFLAGAVFLVAELALPGFVLLFFAVGAFAASLAALAGLGLGAQLSVFIAATLAGVALLRRLFLRVFRGRTHSPGGEEEAPGLDDVGAGQSAVATRAIAPGRPGEIKFRGSFWRAESHAPIAEGEGVVIVGRAAGDAGAYLVRPAAGDERKGGA; encoded by the coding sequence ATGGACGGCATCTGGTCGGCGCAGGTCATCTGGTTCCTGGCGGGGGCCGTGTTTTTGGTGGCGGAGCTTGCGCTGCCGGGCTTTGTGCTGCTGTTTTTCGCCGTGGGAGCCTTCGCCGCCTCGCTGGCCGCGCTGGCGGGCCTTGGGCTGGGCGCGCAGCTTTCCGTATTCATCGCGGCCACCCTGGCCGGGGTGGCGCTTTTGCGGCGGCTGTTCTTGCGCGTGTTCCGGGGGCGCACCCATTCCCCCGGCGGCGAGGAGGAAGCGCCCGGCCTCGACGACGTGGGGGCGGGACAGTCCGCCGTGGCCACGCGGGCCATCGCGCCGGGGCGGCCGGGCGAGATCAAGTTCCGCGGCAGCTTCTGGCGCGCGGAGAGCCATGCCCCCATCGCCGAGGGCGAGGGCGTGGTCATTGTGGGCCGCGCGGCGGGCGACGCCGGGGCCTACCTGGTGCGCCCGGCCGCGGGCGACGAACGCAAAGGAGGCGCATGA
- a CDS encoding SPFH domain-containing protein has translation MEGGVVILVLLAILVVIVFAKTALVVPQKSEFIVERLGKYHNTLGAGFHILIPFIDRVAYKRSMKEEVLEIPPQVCITRDNVSVSIDGVIYLEVRDAKLSCYGIENYYQAAIQLAQTSLRSAIGKIDLDKTFETRETINHQVITAVDEAALNWGIKVLRYEIRDINPPASIMAAMELQVKAEREKRAEIARSEGERQARINMAEGQRQQAINVSEGEKQKRINEAAGRASEIEIVAQATAEGIRRVAQALDGPSGMDSARVRLAEKYIAEFGNLARTNNTLILPASVADVSGLVATALSVVDGMRGTHGSSSTDHGADADEASPLGFGPGGPRRS, from the coding sequence ATGGAAGGCGGCGTGGTCATCCTGGTTCTTCTGGCCATTCTGGTTGTCATTGTCTTCGCCAAGACGGCGCTGGTGGTGCCCCAGAAGTCCGAGTTCATCGTGGAGCGCCTGGGCAAGTACCACAACACCCTGGGCGCGGGCTTCCACATCCTCATTCCCTTCATCGACCGCGTTGCCTACAAGCGCAGCATGAAGGAGGAGGTGCTGGAGATTCCGCCCCAGGTCTGCATCACCCGCGACAACGTGTCCGTCAGCATCGACGGCGTCATCTACCTTGAGGTGCGCGACGCCAAGCTCTCCTGCTACGGCATAGAGAACTACTACCAGGCCGCCATCCAGCTGGCCCAGACAAGCCTGCGCTCGGCCATCGGCAAGATCGACCTGGACAAGACCTTCGAGACCCGCGAGACCATCAACCACCAGGTCATCACCGCCGTGGACGAGGCCGCCCTCAACTGGGGCATCAAGGTGCTGCGCTACGAGATCAGGGACATCAATCCTCCGGCCAGCATCATGGCCGCCATGGAGCTGCAGGTGAAGGCCGAGCGCGAAAAGCGCGCCGAGATCGCCCGCAGCGAAGGCGAGCGCCAGGCCCGCATCAACATGGCCGAGGGCCAGCGCCAGCAGGCCATCAACGTGAGCGAGGGCGAGAAGCAGAAGCGCATCAACGAAGCCGCGGGCCGCGCCAGCGAGATTGAGATCGTGGCCCAGGCCACGGCCGAGGGCATCCGCCGCGTGGCCCAGGCCTTGGACGGCCCCAGCGGCATGGACTCCGCCCGGGTGCGCCTGGCGGAGAAGTACATCGCCGAGTTCGGCAACCTGGCGCGCACCAACAACACCCTCATCCTTCCGGCCAGCGTGGCCGATGTCTCGGGCCTCGTGGCCACGGCGCTGTCCGTGGTGGACGGGATGCGCGGGACGCATGGCAGTTCATCAACCGATCACGGCGCGGACGCCGACGAGGCGAGCCCGCTGGGCTTCGGCCCAGGCGGACCGCGCAGGAGCTAA
- a CDS encoding methyl-accepting chemotaxis protein, translating to MRNIPVWGKVALGLAVSALITLVVAAVGSLGITHTGDALSETVSRHMPAQAHLAALRTALTAIQRAERTLLIPETMENPALLEQQRTGLAKSWADAGQAMAAFEALPSASALAAPAAADNATAPADAPATATPVQQAGDTAAGPASGSGDPLWTAFKEAWEEWGGRHHKVLELLENDMRFGAMALSMREARASLERVEAALNALELREREQAQAFAAKALPQAQHERLALMGAALLAVLSSLGFGAYVTSDINRPLKKTLAFAQRVAQGDLSAELAVNRRDELGKMAFALRAMVAELQKEIALADERGQEAASEAERARLAVEEAREAGLRAELSRREGMRQAAGSVSEAVDRLAASSQQLSAQVEQSSHGAGEQSRLADESAASVERLLAGVAEAGAGASRAADTAETARDMAGQGAKAVGQVARVVAAVQDRAEALRHSMDALRAKSEDIGRIITVIDDIADQTNLLALNAAIEAARAGDAGRGFAVVADEVRKLAEKTQAATRQVGEAVRGIQGETRASLEQVDQAGSAVAEATSQADASARTLEDIVALSERTSREIRAMAEASGQQEQAGREVGEGVGHMRAISSQTSRAMEESARAVAELARLARGLGEVVERIRADADDAGPGDGILAGSMLAA from the coding sequence ATGCGCAACATCCCGGTTTGGGGCAAGGTGGCCCTCGGGCTCGCCGTCTCGGCCCTCATCACCCTTGTCGTGGCCGCCGTGGGCAGCCTGGGCATAACCCACACCGGCGACGCCCTTTCCGAGACCGTGTCCCGGCACATGCCCGCCCAGGCGCACCTTGCGGCCCTGCGCACCGCGCTTACCGCCATCCAGCGCGCCGAGCGCACCCTGCTCATCCCGGAGACCATGGAGAACCCGGCCCTGCTGGAGCAGCAGCGGACCGGCCTGGCCAAGAGCTGGGCCGATGCCGGGCAGGCCATGGCCGCCTTCGAGGCCTTGCCCTCCGCCAGCGCGCTTGCCGCCCCCGCCGCGGCGGACAACGCCACCGCTCCGGCGGATGCCCCCGCGACCGCCACTCCCGTCCAGCAGGCGGGCGATACGGCCGCTGGCCCGGCTTCCGGTTCGGGCGACCCGCTTTGGACGGCGTTCAAGGAGGCCTGGGAAGAGTGGGGCGGCAGGCACCACAAGGTGTTGGAGCTGCTGGAGAACGATATGCGCTTCGGGGCCATGGCCCTGTCCATGCGCGAAGCCCGCGCCTCACTGGAGCGCGTGGAGGCGGCCCTGAACGCCCTGGAACTGCGCGAACGCGAGCAGGCCCAGGCCTTCGCGGCCAAGGCCCTGCCCCAGGCGCAGCACGAGCGCCTGGCCCTCATGGGCGCGGCCCTGCTGGCCGTGTTGAGCTCGCTTGGCTTCGGGGCCTATGTCACCAGCGACATCAATCGCCCCCTCAAGAAGACTCTGGCCTTTGCCCAGCGCGTGGCCCAGGGCGACCTTTCGGCCGAGCTGGCCGTGAACCGGCGCGACGAGCTGGGCAAGATGGCCTTTGCCCTGCGCGCCATGGTCGCGGAGCTGCAGAAGGAGATCGCCCTGGCCGACGAGCGCGGCCAGGAGGCGGCCAGCGAGGCCGAGCGCGCGCGTTTGGCCGTGGAGGAGGCCAGGGAGGCTGGCCTGCGTGCCGAACTGTCGCGCCGGGAGGGGATGCGCCAGGCGGCCGGAAGCGTTTCCGAGGCCGTGGACCGGCTGGCGGCCTCGTCCCAGCAGCTTTCCGCGCAGGTGGAGCAGTCCTCGCACGGGGCGGGCGAGCAGTCGCGGCTTGCGGACGAGTCCGCCGCCTCCGTGGAGCGGCTGCTGGCGGGCGTGGCCGAGGCCGGGGCCGGGGCGTCGCGCGCGGCCGATACGGCCGAGACCGCCCGTGACATGGCCGGGCAGGGGGCCAAGGCCGTGGGCCAGGTGGCCCGGGTGGTGGCCGCCGTGCAGGACCGCGCCGAAGCCCTGCGCCACAGCATGGACGCCCTGCGCGCCAAGAGCGAGGACATCGGCCGCATCATCACCGTCATCGACGACATCGCCGACCAGACCAACCTGCTGGCGCTGAACGCCGCCATCGAGGCCGCGCGCGCGGGCGACGCCGGGCGCGGTTTCGCCGTGGTGGCAGACGAGGTGCGCAAGCTGGCGGAAAAGACCCAGGCCGCCACCCGGCAGGTGGGCGAGGCCGTGCGCGGCATCCAGGGCGAAACCAGAGCCAGCCTGGAGCAGGTGGACCAGGCCGGAAGCGCCGTGGCCGAGGCCACGAGCCAGGCCGACGCTTCGGCCCGCACCCTGGAGGACATCGTGGCCCTGTCCGAGCGCACCTCGCGGGAGATACGCGCCATGGCCGAGGCCAGCGGCCAGCAGGAGCAGGCCGGGCGCGAGGTGGGCGAGGGCGTTGGGCACATGCGCGCCATCAGTTCCCAGACCAGCAGGGCCATGGAGGAGTCCGCCCGCGCCGTGGCCGAGCTGGCGCGGCTGGCCAGGGGACTTGGAGAGGTGGTGGAGCGGATCCGCGCCGATGCGGACGACGCTGGGCCTGGTGACGGGATTCTGGCGGGCTCCATGCTGGCGGCCTAA
- a CDS encoding magnesium transporter CorA family protein — MLHIHEKHPGCGHQALWIDLCEPGPDELARAAQLAGVDARLIEHALDQHECPRIEVDDEATLLILRAPFIETRGGPDREDHDQASPRHSTMPVGVVLSRRALVTIRCRHDAPLADILERIRAKDAAVRPEQLICALIKGAAMLFMLYLKDISARIQEVEQDLARSRSNDDLMVLLSLQKSVTYFHSALKTNDFIIDRLERKGLAVGAAGRLAFTEDEADVLDDALTDIRQGIYMCKIFNEVLGSISGVYSSIISNSVNHIMKVLTSITVVLMIPTLITSMYGMNVDLPLQGHESAFAFVAGGTAAVTTAIVLLLKRSRLL, encoded by the coding sequence ATGCTGCACATCCACGAAAAGCATCCCGGCTGCGGGCATCAAGCCCTGTGGATCGACCTCTGCGAGCCGGGGCCGGACGAACTGGCCCGCGCCGCGCAGCTGGCCGGGGTGGACGCCCGGCTCATTGAGCACGCCTTGGACCAGCACGAATGCCCGCGCATCGAGGTGGACGACGAGGCCACCCTGCTCATCCTGCGCGCGCCCTTCATCGAGACACGCGGCGGACCGGACCGCGAGGATCACGACCAGGCGAGCCCGCGCCATTCCACCATGCCCGTGGGCGTGGTGCTCTCGCGCCGGGCGCTGGTCACCATCCGCTGCCGCCACGACGCGCCCCTGGCCGACATCCTGGAGCGCATCCGCGCCAAAGACGCCGCCGTAAGGCCCGAGCAGCTCATCTGCGCGCTCATCAAGGGCGCGGCCATGCTGTTCATGCTCTATCTGAAGGACATCAGCGCGCGCATCCAGGAGGTGGAGCAGGACCTGGCCCGCTCGCGCTCCAACGACGACCTCATGGTGCTTCTGTCCCTGCAGAAAAGCGTCACCTACTTCCACTCGGCCCTCAAGACCAACGACTTCATCATCGACCGGCTGGAGCGCAAGGGGCTGGCCGTGGGCGCCGCGGGCAGGCTGGCCTTCACCGAGGACGAGGCCGACGTGCTGGACGACGCCCTCACGGACATCCGGCAGGGCATCTACATGTGCAAGATCTTCAACGAGGTCCTGGGCTCCATCTCCGGGGTCTACTCCTCCATCATCTCCAACAGCGTCAACCACATCATGAAGGTGCTCACCTCCATCACCGTGGTGCTCATGATTCCCACCCTCATCACCAGCATGTACGGCATGAACGTGGACCTGCCCCTGCAAGGGCATGAGAGCGCCTTCGCCTTTGTGGCCGGCGGCACGGCCGCCGTGACCACGGCCATCGTGCTCCTCCTGAAACGCAGCCGACTGCTCTAA
- a CDS encoding methyltransferase, with the protein MQRLSGPSRPETTPGPLLAMSAAYWKSCALHAAVTLDLFTPLAAGPATARELGRQLDCDARALDMLLTAMCALGLLARSGKAFALTETSRAYLVRGAPGYQGHIIRHHRNLVKSFGDMAQAVRTGRSVRGGPQWAEADREDFLLGMFNMAMAIAPRLAPELDARLKAAGLPGLAGKKRLLDLGGGPGTYSIHFCLAHPELFATVFDLPATHPFAEATAERFGLGYGVEGDGRRLAFIPGDYTQDRLPQGFDAAWLSHILHGEAPDMAARIVRKAAETLNPGGVLMVQEFLLNDSLDGPEFPALFSLNMLLGTEGGQAYSAAMIEDMLHAAGLAPVARLGTSGPNHAGVVAGARP; encoded by the coding sequence ATGCAACGCCTCTCCGGTCCATCCCGCCCCGAGACCACGCCCGGCCCGCTTTTGGCCATGTCCGCCGCGTACTGGAAATCCTGCGCCCTGCACGCCGCCGTGACCCTGGACCTGTTCACCCCGCTGGCCGCCGGTCCGGCCACCGCACGGGAGCTGGGCCGACAGCTGGACTGCGACGCCCGCGCCCTGGACATGCTGCTCACGGCCATGTGCGCCCTGGGCCTGCTGGCGCGCTCGGGCAAGGCCTTCGCACTTACGGAAACCTCCAGGGCCTATCTGGTGCGCGGCGCGCCGGGCTACCAGGGGCACATCATCCGGCACCACAGAAACCTGGTGAAATCCTTCGGCGACATGGCGCAGGCGGTGCGCACGGGCAGATCCGTGCGCGGCGGCCCCCAATGGGCCGAGGCCGACCGGGAGGATTTTCTGCTGGGCATGTTCAACATGGCCATGGCCATCGCCCCGCGGCTGGCCCCGGAGCTGGACGCCCGGCTCAAGGCCGCGGGCCTGCCCGGCCTGGCGGGCAAGAAGCGTCTGCTCGACCTGGGCGGCGGCCCCGGCACCTACTCCATCCACTTCTGCCTGGCGCACCCGGAACTCTTCGCCACGGTGTTCGACCTGCCCGCCACGCACCCCTTCGCCGAGGCCACGGCAGAGCGCTTCGGGCTGGGATACGGCGTGGAGGGCGATGGGCGGCGACTGGCCTTCATCCCCGGCGACTACACCCAGGACCGTCTGCCCCAGGGCTTCGACGCGGCCTGGCTGTCGCACATCCTGCACGGTGAAGCGCCGGACATGGCCGCGCGCATCGTGCGCAAGGCGGCCGAGACGCTGAACCCCGGCGGGGTGCTCATGGTGCAGGAGTTTCTGCTGAACGACAGCCTGGACGGCCCGGAGTTCCCGGCCCTGTTCTCCCTGAACATGCTGCTGGGCACGGAGGGCGGCCAGGCGTATTCCGCGGCCATGATCGAGGACATGCTGCACGCGGCCGGGCTTGCCCCGGTGGCGCGGCTGGGGACAAGCGGCCCCAATCACGCAGGCGTGGTGGCGGGGGCCAGGCCGTAA